One genomic window of Desulfatibacillum aliphaticivorans DSM 15576 includes the following:
- a CDS encoding acetyl-CoA C-acetyltransferase gives MKKAVIVSAARTPLGAFNGSLANIGATDLGAIVIEEAIKRAKIDKEVVNEVIMGQVLPLGYGQNPAKQAAVKAGMPWAAECFTINKVCGSALKAVMLAAQAIALGDADVVVAGGMENMSAAPYYLPKARFGYRMGPGKLEDSMIHDGLWDIVNDFHMGISNELCCEKYDVTREDQDKYAAETYRRAMESIKSGRFKDEIVPVPIPQRKGDPKIFDTDECPQETSFEILSKMKPAFQKDGLGTAGNASIISDGAAAVVVMSEEKAKELGCEIMAEIGAQASYGIDMKYVLVAPIWAVPKALDKEGIKIEDVDLFEINEAFSGSTVCVMKELGLDPEKTNVNGGSVAMGHPIGASGCRVLITLIHEMIKRDSKTGCASLCLGGGEAVALVVKR, from the coding sequence ATGAAAAAAGCAGTCATCGTAAGTGCAGCGCGAACCCCGTTGGGCGCGTTCAACGGAAGCCTTGCCAATATCGGCGCTACGGACCTGGGCGCAATCGTTATAGAAGAAGCCATTAAAAGAGCCAAGATCGACAAGGAAGTGGTCAACGAAGTCATTATGGGGCAGGTGCTTCCTTTGGGATACGGCCAGAACCCGGCCAAGCAAGCGGCCGTCAAGGCCGGCATGCCCTGGGCGGCGGAATGCTTCACCATCAACAAGGTGTGCGGCTCCGCTCTTAAAGCGGTTATGCTGGCCGCTCAGGCCATCGCCCTGGGCGACGCCGACGTGGTGGTTGCAGGCGGCATGGAAAATATGAGCGCCGCCCCCTATTACCTGCCCAAAGCCCGCTTTGGATATCGCATGGGCCCGGGCAAGCTGGAAGACAGCATGATCCACGACGGCCTGTGGGACATCGTAAACGACTTCCATATGGGCATTTCCAACGAACTTTGCTGTGAAAAATACGACGTCACCCGCGAAGACCAGGACAAATACGCCGCGGAAACCTACCGCAGGGCCATGGAAAGCATCAAGTCCGGCCGTTTCAAGGACGAAATTGTGCCCGTGCCCATCCCCCAGCGCAAGGGCGATCCCAAAATTTTCGATACGGACGAATGCCCCCAGGAAACTTCCTTTGAAATCCTGTCCAAAATGAAGCCTGCCTTTCAAAAGGACGGACTGGGCACTGCGGGCAACGCTTCCATCATTAGCGACGGCGCGGCAGCCGTGGTTGTCATGTCCGAAGAAAAAGCCAAGGAGCTTGGCTGCGAAATCATGGCGGAAATCGGCGCCCAGGCTTCTTACGGCATTGACATGAAATACGTGCTGGTGGCCCCCATCTGGGCCGTGCCCAAGGCTTTGGACAAAGAAGGCATCAAGATTGAGGACGTGGATCTGTTCGAGATCAACGAGGCGTTCTCCGGCTCCACGGTCTGCGTCATGAAGGAATTGGGCCTGGACCCGGAAAAAACCAACGTAAACGGCGGCAGCGTGGCCATGGGCCATCCCATCGGCGCCAGCGGTTGCCGGGTTTTGATCACCCTGATTCACGAAATGATCAAACGCGACAGCAAAACCGGCTGCGCCTCCCTGTGCCTGGGCGGCGGCGAGGCCGTGGCCCTGGTGGTCAAAAGATAG
- a CDS encoding dihydrolipoyl dehydrogenase family protein, giving the protein MKSYDVVVIGSGTAGQTAAYALEEQGFKVAVIEKSPTPGGTCALYGCQAKKWFYETAEAVSKAKHLQGLGITQPPEWSWEDVLAQKNAFTSKIPDNAVNGLQGVDIDFIPGEARFQDKETLVVNGGTVHAKWFIIASGAEPMPLPIDGAENMITSTDFLGLKELPEKILFVGGGFISFECAHFCAGLGPKDGTVTILEAGPRPLGPFDSEMVELLTEASRDAGIDIRTGVKITSIVKQGDGFKVLTENQGDFQADLVVHGAGRSPDISGLDLEKAGVEFERRGIKVDASMRTSNPRIFAVGDCAATIQLARVADKEAAVCANNIIADRKGAGKAQAMVYDTVPFLLFTYPQYGMVGKTEDALKKEGLKYYKSFGKHVGWPTYRRVGMKHAAYKILVDENNMILGAHILSDNASGLLNLLRTAMMHGVSAEDLHAESLMTPYPSRESDVVYMLKPLIE; this is encoded by the coding sequence ATGAAATCATACGATGTGGTGGTCATAGGATCGGGAACGGCAGGGCAAACGGCTGCCTATGCTTTGGAGGAGCAAGGCTTCAAAGTCGCAGTCATTGAAAAAAGCCCTACGCCCGGGGGAACCTGCGCCCTGTATGGCTGCCAGGCGAAAAAATGGTTCTACGAGACCGCCGAGGCGGTTTCCAAAGCAAAACATCTGCAAGGCCTGGGAATCACGCAGCCTCCTGAATGGTCGTGGGAGGACGTCCTTGCCCAAAAAAACGCCTTTACATCCAAAATTCCGGACAACGCCGTCAACGGCCTGCAAGGGGTGGACATCGACTTCATCCCAGGAGAAGCCAGATTTCAGGACAAGGAAACCCTGGTGGTGAACGGGGGAACCGTCCACGCCAAATGGTTCATAATAGCCTCGGGCGCGGAGCCCATGCCTCTGCCCATTGACGGGGCCGAAAACATGATCACCAGCACGGATTTTCTGGGTCTGAAAGAACTGCCTGAGAAAATACTCTTTGTGGGCGGCGGCTTCATATCCTTTGAATGCGCCCATTTTTGCGCCGGGCTGGGGCCGAAAGACGGAACGGTCACAATTTTGGAAGCCGGACCAAGGCCTCTGGGGCCCTTTGATTCGGAAATGGTGGAGCTTCTGACGGAAGCCTCTCGGGACGCCGGCATAGACATTCGGACCGGCGTGAAAATCACTTCCATCGTCAAGCAGGGCGACGGATTCAAGGTGCTTACGGAAAACCAGGGGGATTTTCAAGCGGACCTGGTGGTTCACGGAGCAGGCCGCAGCCCGGATATATCGGGCCTGGACCTGGAAAAAGCCGGGGTGGAATTCGAGCGCAGGGGAATCAAGGTGGATGCGTCCATGCGGACTTCAAACCCCAGGATCTTCGCCGTGGGCGATTGCGCTGCAACCATCCAATTGGCCCGGGTGGCGGACAAGGAAGCCGCCGTGTGCGCAAACAATATCATTGCGGATAGAAAAGGCGCCGGCAAAGCCCAGGCCATGGTTTACGACACCGTGCCGTTTTTGTTGTTCACCTATCCCCAATACGGCATGGTGGGCAAGACGGAAGACGCCCTGAAAAAGGAGGGCCTAAAATATTACAAGAGCTTCGGCAAGCATGTCGGTTGGCCAACCTACAGGCGCGTGGGCATGAAGCACGCCGCCTATAAGATTTTGGTGGACGAAAACAATATGATCCTGGGCGCTCACATTTTATCGGATAACGCGTCCGGACTGTTGAACCTGCTGAGAACGGCCATGATGCACGGCGTTTCCGCCGAGGATTTGCATGCCGAAAGCCTCATGACCCCTTACCCCTCCCGGGAGAGCGATGTGGTGTATATGCTCAAGCCCCTGATTGAATAA
- a CDS encoding O-antigen ligase family protein yields MSGLTASSDAPDSAPQLSALGRFCAGAMEALVLVMAMAVPLHFNVLSQHIFENHKYAMFRAGAFVLAGLWMVYMADRGKARKRSLGAPKGLMRPVFLYTLALILSCVFSIGHTLSFWGEIFRHEGLISQLSLIGVFLVIIAFFRSHLQVERVVTVLIFTSLPISLYALAQHYGPDPMPWKGNVGVRCVSTLGNAVFLGAFEVMVFFPTLARIFASLREEEESNAGLWKASIYSMIASLQLLSTFHSKSRGPILGLMAGLIFFAVIWARTLRGPGIKVWAKDVLKLASCLLVGVGVGMFMALMMKFLADKSAVFAATYLIWPIAAVIGCAGLFFSAKESKSSLINLAILCILLALGVGFCSHGIHFVTLEHPQIVQDNEEPEAEESNVWQTVRRQGSMETRVAVWEGYIDIFFSSQPLLEVSSIENREAKKIPFGYLRPVFGFGQETVGTAFRQRYPLRLLKKLPPSETADRAHNDMMSRLAATGVFGLAAYLWLLGAIMVHGLSAAGYSMVKKQRRKFALFFVSGGVLGTTIFLFFGYDLLVLLAKMLGMGGGHIARLESETAYACVGAHVGVLTGVLAYCAFTKGRTSKKPDMANPLAWTAVGLFCALVSHITEIAVSFPFSSTAMLFWTFSGLMVAIAVRRLSMRKPLAPAEEPAPQPKNSKGRQSSQEPKPAAAAPRNMLVLAVLCGVVISLIAYSFLGHQWSIVQQTRSGPVLKMPEFDAVPGMGLLRSVKTNPVEYNEQKSMVFGGLMILPLIVFFVLIFCGSRENPDKLKWGEWPPLLIGAGGLTALSAILVIILHSSSLMKGVIPLTGDPGRVLQEVVNQTHWVASRIWIQYLWMLGIAFILGWLLMQKKDEDAPKVLVPPRAIVTALAVTVITAAAVMYVCVRPVIADVYAARAQQWGSGGASPPLNTKMGSERFLRLIGVAHSLGAVKEASFLTSNHTDLASDAAILAQHTPTTGSFFKDGEPDFDSLKIRELPELNREEVREMGKWALVNCFSINPSDPQNAMNLARLYAQWAHPDKTRKLDPDKAALAADWYNMARSMASTNSYYETEIARFYYQTLRDLDSAREYLERSLELDDRKLPTYLLMADVRMNQLAKTCGPALRSAMTLHQGRDIQPSPECQKGLDEVAALMEKALTVRPDSAEGLIKLAGVFINARKPQKAVEALEKGFVVEPMNADFMKQLVFICKKENDISLGQNLFDKIEKEHPDKKAVILASAAFYLQTNQREKVVPTIERALDSEDPRPDMWREAAKLYGIMGDFEKAAECIEEALKKQGRKAMNWMVAAGVYEQLKDYKKAAYSLERSAHLTRNKQYAISLFMRSAEMWKQAGVPARARDIERLVENIKKRPDDS; encoded by the coding sequence ATGTCCGGCTTAACTGCTTCAAGCGACGCCCCCGACTCCGCCCCGCAACTTTCGGCCTTAGGCCGTTTTTGCGCAGGGGCCATGGAAGCCCTTGTCCTTGTGATGGCGATGGCGGTCCCCCTTCATTTTAACGTGCTGTCCCAGCATATTTTTGAAAACCACAAATACGCCATGTTCAGGGCGGGAGCCTTCGTCCTGGCCGGCCTGTGGATGGTCTATATGGCGGACAGGGGCAAAGCCCGAAAGAGGTCCCTGGGGGCTCCGAAAGGGCTGATGCGGCCGGTCTTCTTGTATACCCTGGCTCTGATTCTTTCCTGTGTGTTTTCCATTGGCCACACCCTAAGCTTCTGGGGGGAGATTTTCAGGCATGAAGGCCTGATTTCCCAATTATCCCTCATCGGCGTCTTTTTGGTCATCATCGCCTTTTTCAGGTCGCACCTTCAGGTGGAAAGGGTGGTCACGGTGCTGATCTTCACCAGCCTGCCCATTTCATTATACGCCCTGGCCCAGCACTACGGCCCGGACCCCATGCCCTGGAAAGGAAACGTGGGCGTCCGATGCGTATCGACCCTTGGCAACGCCGTCTTCTTGGGGGCCTTTGAGGTAATGGTCTTTTTTCCGACCCTGGCGCGGATTTTCGCCAGCCTTCGGGAAGAGGAGGAATCCAACGCTGGTTTGTGGAAGGCTTCCATATACTCCATGATCGCTTCCCTTCAACTGCTTTCCACGTTTCATTCAAAAAGCCGCGGTCCGATCCTGGGCCTCATGGCCGGATTGATTTTTTTCGCGGTTATCTGGGCGCGGACGTTAAGAGGACCGGGAATCAAAGTCTGGGCGAAAGACGTCTTAAAGCTGGCGTCCTGCCTCTTGGTTGGCGTAGGCGTGGGCATGTTTATGGCCCTTATGATGAAATTTTTGGCCGACAAAAGCGCCGTGTTCGCGGCAACCTATCTGATCTGGCCGATTGCGGCGGTCATAGGCTGCGCAGGATTGTTTTTCAGCGCCAAAGAAAGTAAGTCGTCCTTAATCAATCTGGCGATTCTCTGTATTTTATTGGCCTTGGGCGTCGGCTTTTGCTCCCATGGCATTCACTTTGTCACTCTGGAGCATCCCCAGATTGTGCAGGACAACGAAGAGCCGGAGGCGGAGGAAAGCAACGTCTGGCAAACGGTGCGCCGGCAAGGCTCCATGGAAACCCGTGTGGCCGTCTGGGAAGGCTACATCGACATTTTCTTCTCGTCCCAGCCCCTGTTAGAGGTTTCCTCCATAGAAAACCGGGAAGCGAAAAAGATTCCTTTCGGCTATTTGCGGCCTGTTTTCGGGTTTGGACAGGAAACCGTGGGAACCGCCTTTCGCCAGCGCTATCCGTTGCGCCTGCTTAAAAAGCTGCCGCCCTCCGAAACCGCGGACAGGGCGCATAACGACATGATGAGCCGCCTGGCCGCCACGGGCGTGTTCGGCCTGGCCGCGTATTTATGGCTGCTGGGCGCTATTATGGTTCATGGGTTGTCCGCCGCCGGATATTCCATGGTCAAAAAACAGCGGCGGAAGTTCGCCTTGTTTTTTGTTTCAGGCGGCGTGCTTGGAACCACGATTTTTCTGTTTTTCGGGTACGATCTGCTTGTTTTGCTCGCCAAAATGTTAGGAATGGGAGGCGGCCACATCGCCAGGTTGGAATCGGAGACCGCTTACGCCTGCGTAGGCGCCCATGTAGGGGTCCTGACCGGAGTGTTGGCGTATTGCGCTTTTACCAAGGGCCGCACAAGTAAAAAGCCGGACATGGCCAACCCCTTGGCCTGGACCGCCGTCGGCCTGTTTTGCGCCTTGGTTTCCCACATTACGGAAATCGCCGTGTCCTTCCCCTTTTCCTCCACGGCCATGTTGTTCTGGACCTTTTCCGGATTGATGGTCGCTATCGCCGTGCGCCGGCTAAGCATGCGCAAGCCGTTGGCGCCAGCGGAGGAGCCGGCGCCTCAGCCGAAAAACAGCAAAGGGCGGCAAAGCAGCCAGGAGCCCAAGCCTGCCGCCGCCGCGCCCAGAAATATGCTGGTGCTTGCCGTTTTATGCGGGGTGGTTATCTCGCTCATAGCCTATTCGTTTTTGGGGCACCAATGGTCCATCGTCCAGCAAACCCGTTCAGGCCCTGTGCTTAAAATGCCCGAATTCGACGCAGTGCCCGGCATGGGCCTGCTGCGTTCGGTCAAGACCAACCCCGTCGAATACAACGAGCAAAAAAGCATGGTATTCGGCGGGCTGATGATTTTGCCGTTGATTGTTTTTTTCGTTCTGATTTTTTGCGGGAGCCGGGAGAATCCCGACAAGCTCAAGTGGGGCGAGTGGCCGCCTCTGCTCATTGGAGCGGGCGGGCTGACGGCGCTTTCCGCCATCCTGGTCATCATTCTTCATTCTTCCAGCCTGATGAAGGGCGTCATTCCCCTGACCGGAGATCCGGGCCGGGTTCTTCAGGAAGTTGTCAACCAAACCCATTGGGTGGCCTCGCGCATCTGGATTCAGTATTTATGGATGCTCGGCATCGCCTTTATTCTGGGCTGGCTGTTGATGCAGAAAAAGGATGAGGACGCTCCCAAGGTCCTGGTTCCGCCTCGCGCCATTGTCACCGCCTTAGCCGTCACTGTCATTACGGCGGCGGCTGTCATGTACGTTTGCGTGCGGCCCGTCATCGCCGACGTATATGCCGCCCGGGCCCAGCAATGGGGATCCGGCGGCGCTTCCCCGCCCCTGAACACGAAAATGGGGTCGGAGCGATTTCTGCGTTTAATCGGCGTGGCGCATTCCCTTGGCGCTGTCAAGGAGGCCTCATTCCTGACATCCAACCACACGGATCTGGCCTCCGACGCTGCGATTCTGGCTCAGCACACTCCAACCACGGGGTCTTTTTTCAAGGACGGCGAGCCCGATTTCGATTCCTTGAAGATCAGGGAGTTGCCCGAACTCAACCGGGAAGAGGTCAGGGAAATGGGCAAATGGGCGCTGGTTAATTGCTTCTCCATCAATCCCAGCGATCCGCAAAACGCCATGAACCTGGCGAGGCTGTACGCCCAATGGGCGCATCCGGATAAAACCAGAAAGCTGGACCCGGATAAAGCGGCATTGGCGGCGGATTGGTACAATATGGCCAGAAGCATGGCCTCCACCAATTCCTATTATGAAACAGAAATCGCCCGGTTTTATTATCAGACCCTGCGCGACCTGGACAGCGCCAGGGAATACCTGGAACGCTCGCTGGAACTGGATGACAGAAAACTGCCCACGTACCTGCTTATGGCCGACGTCCGCATGAACCAATTGGCTAAAACGTGCGGCCCCGCCCTAAGAAGCGCCATGACGCTCCATCAGGGCAGAGACATCCAGCCCTCGCCCGAGTGCCAAAAGGGATTGGACGAAGTTGCAGCCCTCATGGAAAAGGCGTTGACGGTCCGCCCGGACAGCGCCGAGGGACTAATCAAGCTGGCGGGGGTTTTCATCAACGCCCGCAAGCCCCAAAAAGCCGTGGAAGCCCTGGAAAAAGGCTTCGTGGTTGAGCCCATGAACGCTGACTTTATGAAACAGCTCGTTTTTATTTGCAAAAAGGAAAATGACATTTCCCTGGGACAAAACCTTTTTGATAAGATTGAAAAGGAACATCCCGATAAAAAGGCTGTGATCCTGGCCTCCGCGGCATTTTATCTGCAAACAAATCAGCGCGAAAAGGTTGTTCCGACCATTGAAAGAGCCTTGGACTCGGAAGATCCTCGTCCGGATATGTGGCGTGAAGCAGCCAAGCTGTACGGCATCATGGGGGATTTTGAAAAAGCCGCCGAATGCATTGAAGAGGCCTTGAAAAAGCAAGGGCGCAAGGCCATGAATTGGATGGTGGCAGCCGGCGTTTACGAGCAGTTGAAAGATTATAAAAAAGCAGCCTATTCACTGGAAAGAAGCGCCCATTTGACGCGCAACAAGCAATACGCCATTTCCTTGTTCATGCGTTCCGCGGAAATGTGGAAGCAGGCCGGTGTTCCGGCCCGGGCAAGGGACATTGAAAGACTTGTGGAAAACATCAAAAAGCGGCCTGACGATTCCTGA
- a CDS encoding tetratricopeptide repeat protein, protein MTIFNKWYTGLALALIGVAGVLAGTADYGPGMSPDSTSYVECARHLLDGEGFHTGWGLYVRWPPLFPILLAGLGLLGLDVMDVFRFFNAACFGLIIYFVHRLFAKDLKFPYLVFTGAVTVLLFEPLLKTSMMVLSEPLYTLLTVFFVMSIHAYTKTQTYSQAAWTGFITGMAALTRYYGVSLILCGGLIILLSSRELHWKSVVKRAGAFGLIASLPLGAWLLRNFLQTGSLAGPRGTNPYGFVEIIEILSRSLTGFIMPQAVPPAFRLLICAAALFAFLFLFKRFSDSAEKEWTLAKTMAVTVLVCTGFLLYSYLTTWLDPTADRYLAPVQFAAVFLALYFVDSLIGAAPEIHQAGKLAAPVVLVLCTLWMGGLSLHVISRSGEVIDNPEKNLAWMEVTSNMHPSASLLTTKGNALLDLGEFSKAAESFEQAAKLSRAPGPAWIAAGKAAIRAEDYLMAVRMLENAKEFDPVAGEAEELLSQLPPGVCGSIQDPVSGHDSP, encoded by the coding sequence ATGACAATCTTCAACAAATGGTATACAGGGCTGGCTTTGGCGCTGATAGGCGTCGCCGGCGTGCTTGCGGGAACCGCCGATTACGGCCCGGGCATGAGCCCGGACTCCACTTCGTATGTGGAGTGCGCCAGGCATTTGCTGGACGGCGAAGGATTTCATACAGGCTGGGGTTTGTATGTCAGGTGGCCTCCCCTCTTCCCAATTCTTCTCGCCGGATTGGGGTTGTTGGGTTTGGATGTGATGGACGTCTTCCGCTTTTTTAACGCCGCCTGCTTTGGCCTGATTATTTACTTCGTCCATCGCCTGTTCGCCAAAGATTTAAAATTTCCGTACCTGGTTTTTACAGGGGCGGTGACGGTCCTCCTTTTTGAGCCTCTCTTAAAAACCTCCATGATGGTCCTTTCCGAGCCCTTATACACCTTGTTAACCGTCTTTTTTGTCATGAGCATTCATGCTTATACAAAAACGCAGACATACAGCCAGGCCGCCTGGACGGGATTTATTACAGGCATGGCCGCTCTGACCCGGTATTACGGGGTGTCGCTCATCCTGTGCGGCGGACTGATTATCTTGTTAAGCTCCCGCGAACTGCACTGGAAATCCGTGGTGAAACGCGCCGGAGCATTCGGGCTGATCGCCTCGCTTCCTTTGGGGGCCTGGCTCCTTCGTAATTTTTTGCAGACCGGCAGCCTTGCAGGGCCGCGCGGAACCAACCCATACGGTTTTGTGGAAATTATTGAAATTTTGTCCAGATCCCTTACCGGATTCATTATGCCCCAGGCTGTTCCGCCGGCGTTTCGTTTGCTAATTTGCGCAGCAGCATTGTTTGCGTTCCTGTTCTTGTTCAAACGATTTTCCGATTCGGCCGAAAAAGAATGGACCCTGGCTAAAACCATGGCCGTTACGGTCCTGGTCTGCACAGGATTTTTGCTGTACAGCTACCTGACCACCTGGCTGGACCCCACCGCAGACCGATATCTGGCCCCTGTGCAGTTTGCAGCGGTCTTTCTGGCCCTTTATTTCGTGGACAGCCTGATTGGCGCGGCGCCGGAAATCCATCAGGCGGGGAAGCTGGCCGCCCCGGTTGTATTGGTTTTGTGCACCTTATGGATGGGGGGGCTGTCTTTGCATGTCATTTCCCGCTCCGGCGAGGTGATAGACAACCCGGAAAAAAACCTGGCATGGATGGAGGTTACGTCCAACATGCACCCCTCGGCCTCTCTTTTAACGACCAAAGGCAACGCCTTGCTGGACCTGGGCGAGTTTTCAAAGGCCGCAGAATCCTTTGAGCAAGCCGCAAAGCTGAGCCGGGCTCCCGGCCCGGCCTGGATTGCGGCGGGCAAAGCCGCCATAAGAGCTGAAGACTACCTTATGGCGGTCCGCATGCTGGAAAACGCCAAGGAATTCGACCCAGTCGCCGGGGAAGCCGAAGAATTGCTTTCCCAGTTGCCTCCCGGGGTCTGCGGGAGTATACAAGACCCTGTCTCCGGCCATGATAGCCCTTGA
- a CDS encoding DUF3089 domain-containing protein: MKSFIKNKFFLILTVFLLLGPLCSLPALAEDPSPDYSQKQNWLALAGAPNKEVDVFWVYPTVYQGRPLVAAIDDPQMREAAMRTLTTQASVFADAANIFAPMYRQVQMAVLKMSVQDQEKYLDIGYKDIEKAFDYYLKNLNQGRPLILAGHSQGSDQLSKLIKKRLNDPVLRSKLVAAYIIGWSITRQDLENHPYMQICASDRDTGCIITYNCVAAGKQKAAPTILPGAVVVNPLSWNPDGAAIAADQNLGAAIFADNGKMNMEPGFTGAQAVEGGLVVSPKDASNLTSMPFGPGVYHNYDYALFYQNLKVNLEHRIKAYLSRGK; this comes from the coding sequence ATGAAAAGTTTCATAAAAAACAAGTTCTTCCTTATTCTTACCGTCTTCCTTTTGTTGGGACCGCTCTGTTCACTGCCCGCCCTGGCGGAAGATCCCTCTCCTGATTATTCCCAAAAGCAGAACTGGCTGGCGTTAGCCGGCGCCCCCAATAAAGAGGTGGACGTCTTTTGGGTCTACCCTACGGTTTATCAGGGCAGGCCCTTGGTGGCGGCCATTGATGACCCCCAAATGCGTGAAGCGGCCATGCGCACCCTCACAACCCAAGCCTCGGTTTTCGCGGATGCGGCCAATATTTTCGCCCCCATGTACCGCCAGGTTCAAATGGCAGTATTGAAAATGTCCGTGCAGGATCAGGAGAAATATCTGGACATAGGTTATAAAGACATTGAAAAGGCTTTTGACTATTATCTGAAAAACCTGAACCAAGGCAGGCCGCTTATTCTGGCCGGGCACAGCCAAGGGTCGGATCAATTGTCAAAGCTCATAAAAAAACGGCTCAACGACCCCGTTCTAAGAAGCAAGCTGGTGGCGGCCTATATCATAGGCTGGTCCATCACCAGGCAAGACCTTGAAAATCATCCTTATATGCAGATATGCGCTTCAGACCGAGACACGGGCTGCATTATCACCTATAACTGCGTGGCCGCCGGAAAACAGAAAGCAGCCCCCACAATTCTTCCAGGCGCGGTGGTGGTCAACCCGCTCAGTTGGAATCCGGACGGCGCGGCCATAGCGGCTGATCAAAACCTGGGCGCGGCTATCTTCGCCGACAATGGCAAAATGAACATGGAGCCCGGTTTCACAGGCGCCCAGGCAGTTGAGGGCGGGCTGGTGGTAAGCCCCAAGGACGCAAGCAATCTCACCAGCATGCCTTTTGGTCCGGGCGTCTATCACAACTATGATTATGCGCTGTTTTATCAAAACCTGAAGGTCAACCTGGAACACCGGATAAAAGCATATTTGTCCCGCGGCAAATAG
- a CDS encoding glycosyltransferase family 4 protein — protein sequence MRILYLSQYFPPENGATQVRSFEMASRLVKQGHEVTVIANVPNHPEGVIHPEFKNVWYKKDELEGIDVRYVKVAAFREKSFKKRIIFYLTYMFTAALAGLLACRKKYDCIYATSPPLFVGGAAVILKWAKKIPMYFEVRDPWPQAAVELGLVQSGMAIKMATLLEETCYRNAEKVVVVTETVRDMLLKRNVPPEKMIVIPNGATVESFYWTQEGRDQVRKNLGMEDSFIVLHAGNMGVAQDLHTILNAAKLMEDEPRYQFLMVGTGPVEKELRDRAKELKLKNLHFLGYKPRPEMPPIFSACDAAAVTSKALDVFKSMKPVKMYDSWACQVPVLLGMEGESKDLVQAVNGGVCYTPENPEDMVRAIREMDALGFETRKAMGEKLRQYVIDNYSRASQARVLEQVLLGRLP from the coding sequence ATGCGGATATTATATTTAAGCCAGTATTTCCCGCCTGAGAACGGGGCCACCCAGGTCAGGTCATTTGAAATGGCCAGCCGCCTGGTCAAGCAGGGCCACGAAGTTACGGTCATCGCCAATGTACCCAACCATCCTGAGGGAGTCATCCATCCGGAGTTCAAAAACGTTTGGTATAAAAAGGACGAATTGGAAGGCATTGACGTCCGGTACGTAAAGGTGGCTGCTTTCAGGGAAAAGAGCTTTAAAAAGCGCATCATCTTTTACCTGACCTATATGTTCACGGCCGCCCTGGCCGGGCTTCTGGCGTGCCGCAAAAAGTATGATTGCATATACGCCACTTCGCCGCCTTTGTTCGTGGGCGGAGCGGCCGTAATTCTCAAATGGGCAAAAAAAATACCCATGTATTTCGAGGTGCGCGATCCATGGCCCCAGGCCGCGGTGGAGTTGGGTCTTGTCCAGTCGGGCATGGCAATCAAAATGGCCACCCTGCTCGAGGAGACATGCTACCGCAACGCGGAGAAAGTCGTGGTGGTCACGGAGACGGTCCGCGACATGCTTTTAAAGCGCAACGTGCCCCCGGAAAAGATGATTGTCATTCCCAACGGCGCCACGGTGGAGAGTTTTTACTGGACCCAGGAGGGAAGGGATCAGGTCCGGAAAAATCTGGGCATGGAGGACAGCTTTATTGTTCTGCACGCCGGCAATATGGGCGTGGCCCAGGACCTGCACACCATATTGAACGCCGCCAAATTGATGGAAGACGAGCCCAGGTATCAATTCCTCATGGTAGGGACCGGGCCTGTGGAAAAGGAACTGCGGGACCGGGCCAAGGAGCTCAAACTGAAAAACCTGCATTTTCTGGGATATAAGCCCAGGCCGGAAATGCCCCCCATCTTCTCAGCTTGCGATGCCGCTGCAGTGACATCAAAGGCCCTGGATGTGTTCAAAAGTATGAAACCGGTAAAAATGTATGACTCATGGGCTTGCCAAGTCCCCGTCTTACTGGGTATGGAAGGGGAGTCCAAAGACCTTGTGCAGGCCGTGAACGGCGGAGTGTGCTATACTCCGGAAAACCCGGAGGACATGGTCCGGGCAATCAGGGAAATGGACGCCCTGGGTTTTGAAACCCGCAAAGCCATGGGTGAAAAACTCAGGCAGTATGTGATAGACAATTATTCCCGGGCGTCTCAGGCTCGGGTGTTGGAGCAGGTGCTTTTAGGCCGCCTGCCATAG